The Gillisia sp. Hel_I_86 genome has a segment encoding these proteins:
- a CDS encoding ABC1 kinase family protein — MSILPENLQRYQKFMVFMLKYWNSDLFTKTASTALNDDDQDENLSAVYDQSPEELVEDLKNMGPTYIKLGQLLSTRPDLLPDPYLQALASLQDDVPPIEYSVVQEIVEEEIGTKISKAFSSFDEGPLASASIGQVHKVTLRSGKPVAVKIRRPGIRKQFLADLDTLKEMADFAVKHTEVAKKYAFDNVLAELRHILLQELDYNREAQNLITLGANLKEFKSLIVPQPVLDYSSSKVLTMDFIQGKKITSISPMKKLENNLGPLVDELVEAYLKQIITDGFVHADPHPGNIHITSQNQIALIDLGMVAKFTPNIQEKLLQLLIALSQEDGEAAADVLLNMSELTDLSDVKTFRRAINQIIMDSHVNTAKDMETGRLLIQMNRIAADNGILICVEVNILGKIFLNMDQIIAVLDPEFDLKEAIKKHVHKMMRSKMYKELKPENLFSVALETKKLAENLPERLNKISENLANNEFKVKVDAIDEQRFTDGFQKVANRITLGLIIAAMIVGAAMLMRVPSAFIIFGYPGLAIIFFMIAALGGLFLSYIIIFKDEGFKFKK, encoded by the coding sequence ATGTCTATACTACCCGAAAACCTTCAGCGCTATCAAAAATTCATGGTATTTATGCTGAAATATTGGAACAGTGATCTCTTCACTAAAACCGCTTCCACAGCCTTAAATGATGACGATCAAGATGAAAATCTATCTGCAGTATATGATCAATCCCCCGAAGAACTAGTTGAAGACCTTAAGAACATGGGGCCTACTTATATTAAGTTAGGTCAACTTTTATCTACAAGGCCAGATCTTTTGCCAGATCCATATTTACAGGCCTTGGCCAGTCTACAAGATGATGTGCCGCCCATAGAATATAGTGTGGTTCAAGAAATTGTGGAAGAAGAGATTGGAACCAAGATTTCCAAAGCTTTTAGCTCTTTTGATGAAGGACCCTTGGCCAGCGCCTCTATTGGGCAGGTACACAAAGTCACCCTGCGTTCAGGAAAGCCGGTTGCCGTTAAAATTCGGCGGCCGGGAATTCGTAAACAATTCTTGGCAGATTTGGATACGTTGAAAGAAATGGCAGATTTTGCTGTTAAACATACAGAAGTTGCTAAAAAATATGCTTTTGACAATGTCCTGGCTGAATTAAGACATATCCTGTTACAGGAGCTCGATTATAACCGTGAGGCACAAAATCTAATAACCCTTGGAGCAAATCTGAAAGAGTTTAAAAGTCTAATTGTACCTCAACCTGTTTTAGATTATTCTTCCTCTAAGGTGCTCACAATGGACTTCATTCAGGGAAAAAAGATCACCTCGATCTCTCCCATGAAAAAGCTGGAAAACAACTTGGGCCCCTTGGTAGATGAGTTGGTGGAAGCATATTTAAAACAAATTATCACCGATGGGTTTGTTCATGCCGATCCACATCCGGGAAATATCCATATCACCAGTCAAAACCAGATTGCCTTAATAGATCTGGGGATGGTCGCGAAATTCACTCCCAATATTCAGGAAAAATTACTTCAGCTCCTCATTGCTTTAAGTCAAGAAGATGGAGAGGCAGCTGCAGATGTGCTTCTAAACATGAGTGAACTTACCGATCTATCTGATGTAAAAACTTTTCGTCGAGCCATTAATCAGATAATTATGGATAGCCATGTTAATACGGCTAAAGATATGGAGACAGGAAGGCTTTTAATTCAGATGAATCGAATCGCTGCAGATAATGGGATCTTGATTTGCGTGGAAGTAAATATTCTAGGGAAGATCTTTCTAAACATGGATCAGATCATTGCTGTTTTAGATCCTGAGTTCGATCTTAAGGAAGCTATCAAAAAGCACGTACACAAGATGATGCGTTCCAAGATGTACAAGGAATTAAAGCCTGAGAACTTATTTTCAGTAGCCTTGGAAACCAAAAAACTAGCAGAGAATCTTCCGGAACGATTAAATAAAATTTCTGAAAACCTTGCCAACAATGAATTCAAAGTAAAAGTAGATGCCATAGATGAGCAACGTTTTACCGATGGATTTCAGAAAGTAGCCAACAGAATTACCTTAGGTCTTATCATTGCGGCCATGATTGTGGGCGCGGCCATGTTAATGCGGGTACCTTCCGCTTTTATCATTTTTGGATATCCCGGACTTGCTATCATATTTTTTATGATCGCAGCACTTGGTGGACTATTCTTGAGCTATATTATTATTTTTAAAGATGAAGGCTTTAAATTCAAAAAATAA
- a CDS encoding S10 family peptidase — translation MKFITLLILSLISLTAFSQQVKLPVDTMVVSKHSATINGKNINYTAQTGTQPVWNEKGIPVASLFYTYYKRDDIKNTENRPLVISFNGGPGSASVWMHLAYTGPRILKIDDEGFPVQPYGVKENPYSILDVADIVYVNPVNTGYSRLIDPEENKTDRKDFFGVQADIKYLAEWLNTFVTRKNRWLSPKYLIGESYGTTRVSGLALELQNSHWMYLNGVILVSPTEIGIERDGPVEVANRLPYFAAAAWYHKKLPAALQNKDLDEVLPEVENYAINTLLPVLVKGGFIEEPKKKEIAAKMSSYSGIPEKVFLQNNLAVPFRYFWKELMREDGGFTVGRLDSRYLGMDSKVAGDSPDYNAELTSWLHSFTPAINYYLQQELNFKTDIKYNMFGPVHPWDRSGDNSGEDLRQAMAQNPNLDVLIQSGYFDGATTYFNAKYSMWQLDPSGKMQDRLSFKGYRSGHMMYLRSEDLKNANNDIRDFILNSLPKDGEPAKYLVK, via the coding sequence ATGAAATTTATTACCCTATTAATTCTCTCCTTAATATCTCTTACCGCATTTTCTCAACAAGTTAAATTGCCAGTGGATACCATGGTTGTTTCCAAGCATTCGGCAACTATAAATGGAAAGAACATCAACTATACCGCTCAAACAGGAACGCAGCCTGTTTGGAACGAAAAAGGGATCCCTGTTGCGAGTTTGTTTTACACCTATTATAAACGAGATGACATTAAAAATACAGAAAACAGACCTTTGGTAATTTCCTTTAATGGAGGTCCAGGATCTGCATCTGTTTGGATGCATCTTGCTTATACAGGACCAAGAATTTTAAAAATAGATGATGAAGGTTTCCCGGTGCAGCCTTACGGGGTGAAGGAAAATCCATATTCAATTTTAGATGTTGCAGATATCGTGTATGTTAATCCTGTAAATACCGGTTATTCCAGATTGATAGATCCTGAAGAGAACAAAACAGATAGAAAAGATTTCTTTGGAGTTCAAGCTGATATAAAATATCTGGCAGAATGGTTGAATACCTTTGTAACCAGAAAAAATAGATGGTTATCTCCAAAATATCTAATTGGGGAAAGCTATGGAACTACAAGAGTTTCCGGGTTAGCCTTAGAGTTACAGAACAGTCATTGGATGTATTTAAATGGGGTGATTTTAGTTTCACCTACTGAAATTGGGATAGAGCGTGATGGACCTGTAGAGGTCGCTAACAGACTTCCGTATTTCGCTGCAGCTGCATGGTATCACAAAAAATTGCCTGCAGCGCTCCAAAATAAAGATCTGGATGAAGTGTTACCAGAAGTGGAAAATTATGCTATTAATACTTTGTTACCGGTATTGGTAAAAGGCGGATTTATCGAAGAACCAAAAAAGAAAGAAATTGCTGCTAAAATGTCCAGCTATTCAGGGATCCCGGAAAAGGTGTTTTTACAAAATAACCTTGCGGTTCCTTTTCGCTATTTTTGGAAGGAGCTCATGAGGGAAGATGGCGGATTTACAGTTGGCCGTTTGGATTCCAGATATCTGGGAATGGATAGCAAAGTTGCCGGCGATTCCCCGGATTATAACGCAGAATTAACTTCTTGGTTACACTCCTTTACTCCTGCAATTAATTACTACCTACAACAGGAATTGAATTTTAAAACAGATATAAAATACAACATGTTTGGCCCTGTGCACCCTTGGGATAGAAGTGGCGATAACAGTGGGGAGGATTTAAGACAAGCAATGGCACAAAATCCTAATTTAGATGTACTCATCCAATCCGGGTATTTTGATGGTGCTACCACCTATTTTAACGCGAAATATTCTATGTGGCAATTAGACCCTAGCGGAAAAATGCAAGACAGATTGAGCTTCAAAGGATATAGAAGCGGACATATGATGTATTTAAGAAGTGAAGATCTTAAAAATGCCAATAATGATATTAGGGACTTTATTTTAAATTCATTGCCGAAAGATGGGGAGCCTGCCAAGTATTTGGTTAAATAG
- the thrC gene encoding threonine synthase, which translates to MKYFSLNNRDHRSTFENAVIKGLAPDKGLYFPEEIARLPVSFFEELHSLSKSEIAHTVIKDYIGDEIPEQELLGIIEHTLDFDFPVIPVEKNIQVLELFHGPTKAFKDVGARFMAGCLGYFIKKGNLGKITVLVATSGDTGGAVANGFLGVEGIDVVILYPKGKVSEIQEKQLTTLGQNIVALEVDGAFDDCQDMVKRAFLDAEIQDKRQLTSANSINVARWLPQMFYYFIAVQQLQLNNKKVVFSVPSGNFGNICAGMLAAKMGLSIHHFVASSNANNVVDRYLASEKFEPKPSVQTISNAMDVGNPSNFIRVQELFQQTFTGLKEKLSSYSFTDLETENTMRKVFKEANYVLDPHGAVGYLGLQKFLATNLDYMGVFLETAHPVKFLETVEKAIGEKLEIPASIQAVMDKEKKAILIKDYKELKSFLLS; encoded by the coding sequence ATGAAATATTTTAGTTTAAATAATAGGGATCACCGCTCTACATTTGAAAATGCAGTAATAAAAGGATTGGCTCCAGATAAAGGTTTATATTTTCCTGAAGAAATAGCCCGGTTACCTGTATCTTTTTTTGAGGAACTACATTCACTATCAAAAAGCGAAATAGCTCATACTGTAATTAAAGATTATATTGGTGATGAGATTCCCGAACAGGAATTACTAGGCATTATAGAACACACCCTCGATTTTGATTTTCCTGTTATTCCTGTTGAAAAAAACATTCAGGTTTTAGAGCTTTTTCATGGCCCAACCAAGGCCTTCAAAGATGTGGGTGCCAGGTTTATGGCGGGATGCTTAGGTTATTTTATCAAAAAAGGCAACTTAGGAAAAATTACAGTATTGGTAGCAACTTCAGGGGATACCGGCGGAGCAGTTGCAAATGGGTTTTTAGGGGTAGAAGGGATCGATGTTGTTATCCTTTACCCAAAAGGTAAGGTGAGTGAGATTCAGGAAAAACAACTTACTACCCTGGGGCAGAATATAGTTGCTTTGGAAGTTGATGGTGCTTTTGATGATTGCCAGGATATGGTGAAAAGAGCCTTTTTGGATGCTGAGATTCAAGATAAAAGGCAGCTTACTTCTGCTAATTCCATAAATGTTGCAAGATGGTTACCGCAAATGTTTTATTATTTTATAGCAGTTCAGCAATTACAACTAAATAATAAAAAAGTGGTATTTTCTGTTCCTAGTGGAAACTTCGGGAATATTTGTGCCGGAATGTTGGCTGCTAAAATGGGGCTTTCTATCCATCACTTTGTGGCATCCAGCAATGCAAATAATGTTGTAGACAGATATCTTGCTTCTGAAAAATTTGAGCCTAAACCAAGTGTGCAGACCATTTCCAATGCTATGGATGTGGGGAACCCAAGTAATTTTATAAGAGTGCAGGAATTATTTCAACAAACATTCACAGGACTTAAGGAAAAATTATCCTCTTATAGTTTTACAGATCTGGAAACGGAAAACACTATGAGAAAGGTTTTTAAAGAGGCCAATTATGTACTGGATCCGCATGGTGCGGTTGGATATTTGGGACTTCAAAAGTTCTTGGCCACAAATCTCGATTATATGGGTGTATTTTTGGAAACTGCCCATCCCGTAAAATTTTTGGAAACTGTGGAAAAAGCTATAGGAGAGAAACTAGAAATCCCTGCTTCTATCCAAGCTGTTATGGATAAAGAAAAGAAGGCCATTCTTATAAAAGATTACAAGGAACTTAAATCATTTCTTTTAAGCTAA
- a CDS encoding homoserine kinase, with amino-acid sequence MEEIKIFAPATVANLSCGFDVLGCCLDTIGDQMILKKNNLNKLRILRITGQDLPLEAANNVATVAIMAILEALGSTQGFDIEIDKNIKAGSGIGSSAASSAGAVFAVNKLLGEPFNSKELIVFAMEGERLASGNAHADNVAPALMGGFSLVKSYHPLEVLSLPSPPELRFVILHPLIELKTKDSRAVIKQQVQLKDAIGQWGNLAAFVSGLYTEDYELIGRSLQDKIIEPMRSILIPYFEKLKTIALENGALGFGISGSGPSIFAMCKGDAITAKVKKEMQLFYQDKGIEFDLHHSAINEAGIRILE; translated from the coding sequence ATGGAAGAAATTAAAATTTTTGCTCCTGCTACTGTCGCAAACCTTTCTTGTGGATTTGATGTTCTAGGCTGTTGCTTGGATACTATTGGAGACCAGATGATCTTGAAAAAGAATAATCTCAATAAATTAAGAATACTTAGGATTACAGGTCAGGATTTGCCATTAGAAGCAGCAAACAATGTGGCAACAGTGGCGATAATGGCGATCCTGGAAGCTTTGGGTTCTACCCAAGGTTTCGATATTGAAATAGATAAAAACATAAAAGCCGGAAGTGGGATTGGAAGTAGCGCAGCAAGTTCGGCCGGTGCAGTATTTGCCGTTAACAAACTTTTGGGAGAACCTTTCAATTCTAAAGAACTTATAGTATTCGCAATGGAGGGAGAGCGTCTTGCAAGCGGCAACGCCCATGCAGATAATGTGGCTCCCGCTTTAATGGGCGGCTTTAGTTTGGTTAAAAGTTACCACCCATTAGAAGTGCTGTCTTTGCCCTCTCCCCCCGAATTAAGATTTGTCATTTTGCACCCGTTAATAGAATTGAAGACAAAAGACTCCAGAGCGGTAATAAAACAGCAAGTTCAATTGAAAGATGCAATTGGACAATGGGGAAATCTAGCAGCCTTTGTAAGTGGTTTGTATACGGAAGATTATGAATTGATAGGCAGAAGCCTTCAGGATAAGATCATAGAACCAATGCGATCTATACTTATTCCTTATTTTGAAAAACTTAAAACTATTGCATTGGAAAATGGGGCTTTAGGGTTTGGGATCTCAGGTTCCGGTCCATCCATCTTTGCAATGTGCAAAGGAGATGCTATAACAGCAAAGGTTAAGAAGGAAATGCAGTTATTTTATCAGGATAAGGGAATCGAATTTGATTTGCATCACTCAGCGATAAATGAAGCAGGAATAAGAATACTCGAATAA
- the thrA gene encoding bifunctional aspartate kinase/homoserine dehydrogenase I, producing the protein MNIMKFGGSSLASPSRIKLVSETVQKKLQEGTSLVVFSAFGGVTNDFLQMADLAATGNLDYKEILQKNEKRHLDAIKELIPIKNQSAILSKVKTEFNGLETLYEGVYLLNELSNKTKHVIASYGEILSSLIITEYFKSLNINVKFVDSRDLIVCKNENEKVQVNYIKTNANILNYFNNTKADLFVAPGFVANNEQGVPSTLGRGGSDFTAAIFAGALDADKVLIYTDVNGMYTANPSLVAHAYPLKNISYEEAMELSHFGAKVLYPPTLQPLLNKQIEIHIKNTFKPSESGTIISKSSKKNFRWVTGITHIDSIKLLNIEGSGMVGIPGFSKRLFEVLFQEKINVVLITQASSEHSICIAVKNEEAIRAKDAINEMFEVEIQNFKIKPVEVEDNVAIIALVGDRMKSHHGLSGKMFSALGNNNINIRAIAQGSSERNISAVIAKKDVKKALNTLHEQFFEVPSKELNLFITGVGNVGGKLIEQLKQQEGYLLEKLRLKIRILGISNSRKMLFAEDGIDLNNWQNELEKGQTASKEDFFERVKDLNLRNSIFVDNTASPEIADWYKQYLANSISVVTCNKIACADEFVNYQKLQDLSREYGASFLYETNVGAGLPIIDTLKNLMASGDSVHKIQAVLSGSLNFVFNTYNAEEPFFKTVEAAMKEGYTEPDPKIDLSGIDVSRKILILARESGLELELTEIENDSFLTEASLKTTTNEEFFEVLKKDEPQFKEMYKNASENNKQLKYVAQLDNGHAKVGLQEVGPEHPFFNLSGSDNIVLFYTNRYSEQPLIVKGAGAGAEVTASGIFADIIRIGKK; encoded by the coding sequence ATGAATATAATGAAATTCGGAGGATCTTCATTAGCCTCTCCAAGTAGAATAAAATTAGTTTCAGAAACCGTTCAAAAGAAACTACAAGAAGGTACAAGCCTAGTGGTTTTCTCTGCATTTGGAGGAGTAACAAATGATTTTTTACAAATGGCAGATCTTGCTGCTACCGGTAATTTAGATTATAAGGAAATCCTTCAAAAAAACGAAAAAAGACATTTAGATGCTATTAAGGAACTTATCCCTATTAAAAATCAGAGTGCTATTCTAAGTAAGGTAAAGACAGAATTTAATGGTTTAGAAACATTATATGAAGGAGTCTATTTATTAAATGAACTATCCAATAAAACCAAACATGTAATTGCCAGTTATGGCGAAATATTGTCTTCGCTTATAATTACAGAGTATTTTAAATCTTTAAACATAAATGTAAAATTCGTTGATTCCAGAGATCTTATTGTTTGCAAAAATGAGAACGAAAAGGTGCAGGTTAATTATATAAAGACAAATGCGAATATCCTGAACTATTTTAATAATACTAAAGCCGATCTTTTTGTAGCACCGGGGTTTGTGGCTAATAATGAACAAGGTGTTCCAAGTACATTGGGAAGAGGTGGGTCCGATTTTACCGCGGCTATTTTTGCAGGAGCATTGGATGCCGATAAAGTGTTAATATACACCGATGTTAATGGAATGTATACTGCTAACCCAAGTCTCGTAGCCCATGCATATCCTTTAAAAAACATCTCTTATGAAGAGGCAATGGAATTATCTCATTTTGGGGCCAAGGTTTTATATCCACCCACATTGCAGCCTTTATTAAATAAACAAATAGAGATCCATATAAAGAATACTTTCAAACCTTCTGAAAGTGGTACTATAATATCCAAATCCAGTAAGAAGAATTTTAGATGGGTAACGGGAATAACACATATAGATTCAATAAAACTCCTGAACATTGAGGGTAGTGGAATGGTTGGTATTCCTGGATTTTCAAAAAGACTTTTCGAAGTTCTTTTTCAGGAGAAGATTAATGTAGTTCTAATTACCCAAGCTTCTTCTGAACATAGTATTTGTATAGCTGTAAAAAATGAGGAGGCAATACGAGCAAAGGATGCAATAAATGAGATGTTTGAAGTTGAGATTCAAAACTTCAAGATCAAACCGGTAGAGGTAGAAGATAATGTCGCAATTATAGCCTTGGTAGGAGATAGAATGAAAAGCCATCATGGGTTAAGTGGGAAAATGTTTAGCGCGCTGGGTAATAACAACATTAATATTAGGGCAATTGCACAAGGATCGTCAGAGAGGAATATCTCTGCTGTAATAGCCAAGAAGGACGTTAAAAAGGCCTTAAACACCTTGCATGAACAGTTTTTTGAGGTCCCTTCTAAAGAACTAAATTTATTTATCACCGGAGTTGGAAATGTAGGAGGTAAATTAATAGAACAATTGAAGCAACAAGAAGGATATCTGTTGGAAAAGCTGAGGCTTAAGATCCGTATCCTTGGAATTTCCAATTCCAGAAAAATGTTATTTGCTGAAGACGGAATAGATTTAAATAACTGGCAGAACGAACTCGAAAAGGGACAAACCGCATCTAAAGAAGATTTCTTCGAAAGGGTTAAAGATCTCAATTTACGCAACAGCATCTTTGTTGATAATACAGCAAGCCCGGAGATCGCAGACTGGTATAAACAATATTTGGCAAATTCTATATCTGTAGTCACCTGCAACAAGATCGCTTGTGCAGATGAATTTGTAAATTATCAAAAACTGCAAGATCTCTCCAGGGAATATGGGGCTTCTTTTTTATACGAAACCAATGTGGGGGCAGGTTTGCCAATTATAGATACGTTGAAGAACCTTATGGCATCTGGTGATAGTGTACATAAAATACAGGCCGTTCTTTCTGGAAGTTTAAATTTTGTTTTCAATACCTATAATGCTGAAGAACCATTTTTTAAAACAGTGGAAGCAGCTATGAAGGAAGGGTATACCGAGCCTGATCCAAAAATAGACTTAAGCGGGATAGATGTTTCCAGGAAAATATTGATCCTTGCGAGGGAAAGCGGTTTGGAATTAGAACTTACCGAGATAGAAAACGATAGTTTTTTAACTGAAGCTAGTTTGAAAACAACTACCAATGAAGAATTCTTTGAGGTATTAAAAAAGGATGAACCCCAGTTCAAGGAAATGTATAAAAATGCTTCAGAAAACAACAAACAATTAAAATATGTTGCACAACTGGATAACGGCCATGCCAAGGTAGGCTTACAGGAAGTGGGGCCAGAACATCCCTTTTTTAATCTAAGTGGTAGCGATAATATCGTGCTATTTTATACCAACAGATATAGCGAACAACCGCTTATAGTGAAAGGTGCCGGAGCCGGGGCAGAAGTAACAGCTTCCGGGATTTTTGCAGATATTATAAGAATAGGTAAGAAATAG
- a CDS encoding ester cyclase has product MSKDQNIKAQEKFGEAVNTGNLEMIREVVSEKVKDHDPADIQGPGAQGFIDFFSMMRSAFPDFGAKVEHLVADGDNVSFAYTASGTHKGEFMGVSPTGKKFKVRGMQIRRFEEGKLLERWGATDELGILKQIGVKPVK; this is encoded by the coding sequence ATGAGTAAAGATCAAAACATAAAAGCCCAGGAAAAATTTGGGGAAGCTGTTAATACAGGTAATCTCGAAATGATAAGAGAGGTTGTTTCAGAAAAAGTGAAAGATCATGATCCAGCAGATATTCAAGGTCCTGGAGCACAAGGGTTTATAGACTTTTTTAGTATGATGAGATCTGCATTTCCGGATTTTGGGGCAAAGGTGGAACATTTGGTGGCAGATGGCGATAATGTGAGTTTTGCATACACAGCTTCAGGAACACATAAGGGTGAATTTATGGGCGTCTCTCCAACCGGAAAAAAATTCAAGGTTCGAGGAATGCAAATTCGCCGATTCGAAGAGGGGAAACTATTAGAACGGTGGGGAGCAACAGATGAACTTGGAATTTTAAAGCAAATTGGTGTAAAACCCGTAAAATAA
- a CDS encoding magnesium chelatase, translating into MKIENIKTFGELKKSGYKTKGIKEELRQNLLANIKNGKSSFEGIHGYEHTVIPELERAILSKHNINFLGLRGQAKTRLARLMVNLLDEWIPIVEGSEINDDPFNPISRYAKELIKEKGDKTPISWVAREERFFEKLATPDVTVADLIGDVDPIKAANLKLSYADDRVIHFGMIPRANRSIFVINELPDLQARIQVALFNILQEGDIQIRGFKLRLPLDMQFVFTANPEDYTNRGSIVTPLKDRIGSQILTHYPHTIEVAKTITQQEAKLDERQVGLVHVPELAKDLLEQISFEARESEFIDSRSGISARLSISAFENLLSAAERRALITGEEKTLLRFSDFLGVVPAITGKIELVYEGEQEGSAVVAQELISDAVKSLFPLYFPKIEKLEKVSEDNPYNDLVEWFFAESGFELLDDLSEKDYKERLDSIPPLNELINKYQSDIATEDSYFLKEFVLWGLVEYKKLNKYRFTKGIQFKDLYGSYISGL; encoded by the coding sequence ATGAAAATAGAAAATATAAAAACTTTTGGCGAACTGAAGAAATCAGGATACAAAACCAAAGGCATTAAGGAAGAATTACGTCAGAATTTATTGGCAAACATAAAAAATGGAAAAAGCTCTTTCGAGGGAATCCATGGGTATGAACATACAGTGATCCCGGAATTGGAAAGAGCGATACTTTCTAAGCACAATATTAATTTCCTTGGTTTAAGAGGACAGGCAAAAACACGTTTGGCCAGACTTATGGTAAATCTTTTGGATGAATGGATACCTATTGTTGAAGGATCTGAAATTAATGATGATCCTTTTAATCCAATATCCAGATATGCCAAAGAATTAATCAAAGAAAAAGGAGATAAGACTCCAATAAGTTGGGTTGCAAGGGAGGAGCGATTTTTTGAAAAACTGGCAACTCCAGATGTTACCGTAGCAGACCTTATTGGGGATGTAGACCCTATAAAAGCGGCAAACTTAAAATTGAGTTATGCCGATGACCGCGTGATCCACTTTGGAATGATCCCGCGAGCCAACCGAAGTATTTTTGTGATCAATGAATTACCAGATCTACAAGCCAGGATTCAGGTCGCACTTTTTAATATTTTACAAGAAGGAGATATCCAAATTCGAGGATTCAAGTTGAGGTTGCCATTGGATATGCAATTTGTTTTTACGGCAAATCCAGAGGATTACACCAATAGAGGTAGCATTGTTACTCCTTTAAAAGATAGGATTGGCTCTCAAATCTTAACGCATTACCCTCATACTATAGAGGTAGCCAAAACAATCACTCAGCAAGAAGCAAAATTAGATGAGCGCCAAGTTGGTTTAGTACATGTGCCGGAATTGGCCAAAGACCTTTTAGAGCAAATTAGCTTCGAGGCTCGGGAAAGTGAATTTATAGACTCCCGAAGTGGCATTAGTGCAAGATTGAGTATTTCAGCCTTTGAAAACCTTTTAAGTGCAGCAGAACGACGAGCGTTAATAACCGGAGAAGAGAAAACATTACTAAGATTTAGTGACTTTTTAGGTGTTGTTCCTGCAATTACCGGTAAAATAGAATTGGTTTATGAGGGAGAGCAGGAGGGAAGTGCTGTGGTTGCACAAGAATTAATTTCTGATGCAGTGAAATCTTTATTTCCTCTATATTTCCCCAAGATCGAAAAGCTTGAGAAAGTTTCCGAGGATAACCCATACAACGATTTGGTAGAATGGTTTTTCGCAGAAAGCGGATTCGAATTGCTGGACGATCTTTCTGAAAAGGATTATAAAGAACGATTAGATTCTATTCCACCACTAAATGAATTAATAAATAAATATCAATCAGATATTGCTACAGAAGATTCTTATTTTTTAAAGGAATTTGTTTTGTGGGGTCTGGTAGAATATAAGAAACTTAATAAGTATCGATTCACAAAAGGAATCCAGTTTAAGGATCTATACGGCAGCTATATAAGTGGTTTATGA
- a CDS encoding vWA domain-containing protein, protein MKKKVENIRSGFIFKKFEEKNISPFDKLFEIFKELITHTSGDFDEAIDWLRKLDEEYKLTTSEYTIDDFIEDLKKKGYIREEIKPDGKGGMGITAKTERAIRQQALNQIFGKIKRSGSGNHSTKYQGLGDEHTGEFKEFHYGDSLDRISMTESLKNAQINHGAGEFKMTEDDLVVEETHHKSQMSTVLMIDISHSMILYGEDRITPAKKVAMALAELITTRYPKDTLDILVFGNDAWAISIGELPYLNVGPYHTNTVAGLQLAMDLLRRKRNTNKQIFMITDGKPSCVRERDGTYYKNSVGLDPYIVEKCYNAAAQARKLHIPITTFMIAQDPYLERFVREFTQANHGKAFFTGLKGLGEMIFEDYENNRKKKIRG, encoded by the coding sequence ATGAAAAAGAAGGTTGAAAACATTCGTAGCGGTTTCATTTTTAAGAAATTCGAAGAGAAAAATATTAGTCCTTTCGATAAGCTGTTCGAAATCTTTAAAGAATTGATCACACACACTTCTGGAGATTTTGATGAGGCAATAGATTGGCTTAGAAAATTGGACGAAGAATATAAACTTACCACCAGTGAATATACAATTGACGACTTTATCGAAGATCTTAAGAAAAAGGGCTATATCCGTGAAGAGATAAAACCAGATGGTAAAGGAGGAATGGGAATTACAGCCAAGACCGAAAGAGCCATTAGGCAGCAAGCTTTAAATCAAATCTTCGGAAAAATCAAGCGAAGTGGATCCGGGAATCATTCTACGAAATATCAAGGTTTGGGGGATGAGCATACAGGCGAATTCAAGGAATTCCATTATGGCGATTCCTTGGATAGGATATCTATGACAGAAAGTTTAAAAAATGCCCAGATCAACCATGGTGCCGGGGAATTTAAAATGACGGAAGATGACTTGGTGGTTGAGGAAACGCACCATAAATCGCAAATGAGTACGGTTCTCATGATAGATATAAGTCATAGTATGATTCTATACGGAGAAGATAGGATTACTCCCGCCAAAAAAGTAGCCATGGCTTTGGCAGAACTTATTACCACTCGGTACCCTAAAGACACTCTGGATATATTGGTTTTCGGGAATGACGCTTGGGCGATTTCCATTGGAGAACTACCTTATTTAAATGTGGGACCGTATCATACCAATACTGTGGCAGGCTTGCAATTGGCAATGGATCTTTTAAGGCGTAAAAGAAACACGAACAAGCAAATATTTATGATCACCGATGGGAAGCCGAGCTGCGTACGGGAACGCGATGGCACTTATTATAAAAATAGTGTGGGGCTTGATCCCTATATAGTTGAAAAGTGCTATAATGCTGCCGCTCAGGCTAGAAAATTACATATTCCAATCACTACTTTTATGATAGCCCAAGATCCTTATTTGGAAAGGTTTGTAAGGGAGTTTACCCAAGCCAATCATGGAAAAGCATTTTTCACCGGACTCAAAGGTCTAGGAGAAATGATATTTGAAGATTATGAAAACAACAGAAAGAAAAAAATAAGGGGCTAA